The proteins below come from a single Tigriopus californicus strain San Diego chromosome 3, Tcal_SD_v2.1, whole genome shotgun sequence genomic window:
- the LOC131877689 gene encoding mucin-2-like produces the protein MESREESSSLTTNQEALNFKLEFKPNLDSQTIINNFSGEFEDLTELPLPFEGFSVFDEPTTLFATTQSQPTSVFESTESQSSTAFPSTKSHSTNVYGSTLNQETTVFESPQSQPTVVFESTQSEPNVKVASTQSKSPTTSESTQATVNTTPFSITDSTTYYPVNPSAKPLSILSNSIIEQSSTKSEPKLDSDLVLLEPHFVKPTLASEGIELEAKIHDAYKDQKFVGETVPPTVSTIFPTTTSIPRPVIVRTRFRSTMEPTTSPRSVTSTTARSSTERTSRKFFRSRRPLNRQNFLRNKIEELEAPSTRSEESNEVPNSSTEMAITMTNGFESLRTSRKKKPSAQEDIEIFNGVSVVQIPANLKRQPESIVIEPIFEEVPNGSESLEDVSTEQSFTVVIEEESEKSNSPIRIRPTFPNRPTSRKVATVKKKRPRPLTAIRRPVIRNQQTQKETVKRLLKNLRKHRQKIKARKEILREAAPIERKEVAKERPSKTIQNSRQTDSNSFVRSTNAPDKSSLSSLPPAISINTKLTGITPIISPSPISTTTETVTEAATSPFTTPDTTASTSFKVANTTTIASTASLSTRTTATTAPSIATTSTTSKVATATANTTTATTTTVSTTTATATTTTTTATTTTTTTTATTTTTTATTTTTTTTETTTATTSASTTFITTISEGTTTTNTSTSTTAATSKADSPIPARSTTTASSTTKTSAVTSEAPTTFSTIDLEDEEVTSPWPTPSSTYFPITGDSLETETDLETIASASTFSFPNPVNDIRIDTDLQFKQSNLGGSLDDLSMESVTLEPQPLTGLPSDDSNPFSVKPRRPPLSRLEELDSIENENEEESIDLTDATLSSRERFKLQLLRNKYRRQSSHEALFSKKSFKSGSDESSGVSGPSSKHPTHNRVGLSRLNSFMQRNSKELKSLSSESITRKTSTEAPLSTTEPTMNKSSILQDKIKTHLENIEKAARRVLSQRNRRRPSFFGRHSRTTKSATSTTTPKTTTTMTTTTAASTVSIMTASEKFSPEIMDVGEIKKTMNTDKSVGVYESSTTTSKSTPEMESSTVSNNKADSSAGTLRADVNSQNLEVEAFTTEFFTHIPTEQPFFSPEVVISSHDPLALNSGDESLNEHQSLLF, from the coding sequence ATGGAGTCGAGGGAGGAATCTAGTTCACTTACAACCAACCAAGAggctttgaatttcaaacttgaattcaaACCAAACTTAGATTCGCAAACCATTATCAACAACTTCTCTGGCGAATTTGAGGACCTTACTGAGTTGCCGTTGCCTTTTGAGGGATTTTCTGTTTTTGACGAACCCACCACTTTATTTGCCACCACTCAGAGCCAACCAACATCTGTATTTGAATCCACAGAAAGCCAATCATCAACAGCCTTCCCTTCCACGAAGAGTCATTCAACAAATGTCTATGGATCGACACTGAACCAAGAGACAACAGTGTTTGAATCCCCTCAAAGCCAGCCCACAGTAGTTTTTGAATCTACACAAAGTGAACCAAATGTAAAAGTTGCTTCCACTCAAAGCAAGAGTCCAACCACTTCTGAATCAACACAGGCAACGGTGAATACCACCCCGTTTTCAATAACTGACTCTACCACATACTATCCAGTCAACCCAAGTGCCAAACCACTCTCAATCTTAAGCAATTCCATTATTGAGCAATCATCAACCAAAAGTGAACCCAAGTTGGATTCAGACTTGGTGTTGTTGGAACCTCACTTTGTCAAGCCAACTTTGGCATCAGAAGGAATAGAACTGGAGGCcaaaattcatgatgcttACAAAGATCAAAAATTTGTTGGTGAGACAGTCCCTCCCACTGTTAGCACAATTTTTCCCACAACGACATCCATCCCTAGACCTGTAATTGTCAGAACCCGTTTCCGATCAACCATGGAACCTACAACATCACCAAGATCAGTTACCTCCACAACTGCTCGGTCATCCACAGAACGGACATCTCGCAAGTTCTTTAGAAGTAGACGACCATTGAATCGACAAAATTTTCTCAGGAATAAAATTGAAGAGTTGGAGGCTCCAAGTACCCGGAGTGAAGAGTCTAATGAAGTACCAAATTCAAGTACCGAGATGGCAATAACAATGACAAATGGCTTTGAGTCCTTGCGTACAAGTCGCAAGAAAAAACCGTCAGCACAAGAAGATATTGAAATCTTTAATGGGGTCAGTGTGGTGCAAATTCCTGCCAACTTGAAACGTCAACCTGAATCAATAGTCATTGAACCGATATTTGAGGAAGTTCCCAATGGATCAGAATCTCTTGAAGATGTCTCGACGGAACAATCATTCACAGTTgttattgaagaagaaagtgaaaaatcCAATTCACCAATAAGAATAAGACCAACATTTCCAAACCGACCAACTTCAAGAAAGGTGGCGACTGTGAAGAAGAAACGTCCAAGACCATTAACAGCCATAAGAAGGCCAGTAATAAGAAATCAGCAAACTCAAAAGGAAACGGTGAAAAGACTGCTCAAAAACCTGCGAAAACATCGTCAAAAAATAAAAGCGCGGAAAGAAATACTGAGAGAGGCTGCACCaattgaaaggaaagaagTTGCCAAGGAACGTCCTTCAAAGACCATACAAAACTCTCGTCAAACAGATTCTAATTCATTTGTAAGAAGTACCAATGCTCCAGAcaaatcatcattatcatctctGCCGCCAGCAATATCCATCAACACAAAATTAACCGGAATTACTCCAATCATTTCGCCTTCTCCTATCTCAACAACGACAGAAACTGTCACAGAGGCTGCAACTTCTCCATTTACCACCCCTGATACAACTGCTTCCACAAGTTTCAAAGTTGCCAACACTACCACTATAGCCTCAACGGCTTCTTTATCAACAAGGACTACAGCTACAACAGCCCCATCAATtgcaacaacttcaacaacatCAAAAGTAGCTACGGCAACTGCCAACacgacaacagcaacaacaacaacagtatcAACAACCACGgcgacagcaacaacaactacgACAACAGCAACCACGACGACAACAACCacgacagcaacaacaactacgACAACAGCAACcacgacaacaacaaccacgacAGAAACAACCACGGCAACAACATCAGCATCAACTACATTTATAACAACAATAAGTGAAGGAACAACAACGACGAATACATCAACATCGACCACGGCAGCAACATCAAAAGCTGATTCCCCAATCCCTGCAAGATCAACAACAACCGCATCAAGCACTACAAAAACATCAGCAGTAACATCTGAAGCTCCCACGACATTTTCAACTATTGATCTAGAGGATGAGGAAGTCACTTCACCATGGCCTACACCATCCTCCACCTATTTTCCAATTACCGGCGATTCCCTTGAGACAGAGACGGATTTGGAAACGATAGCCAGTGCTTCTACCTTCTCATTTCCAAATCCCGTCAATGACATTCGAATTGATACTGatcttcaattcaagcaaAGCAACTTGGGCGGATCACTAGACGACTTGTCAATGGAGAGCGTCACTTTGGAACCGCAACCATTAACTGGTCTTCCAAGTGATGACTCCAATCCCTTTTCGGTGAAACCTAGGAGACCGCCTCTATCAAGGTTGGAGGAATTGGACTCgattgaaaacgaaaatgaagaggaatctATAGACCTCACTGATGCCACTCTATCTTCTAGGGAGAGGTTCAAGTTGCAACTACTAAGAAATAAGTACAGGCGGCAGTCTTCTCATGAAGCCTTATTTTCCAAGAAAAGTTTTAAGTCAGGCTCTGATGAATCGTCTGGTGTATCTGGGCCTAGTTCAAAGCACCCTACCCACAACAGGGTTGGTTTGAGTCGTCTAAATAGCTTTATGCAGAGAAACTCGAAAGAGCTAAAATCATTGTcatcagaatcaatcacacgGAAGACTTCTACGGAGGCTCCTCTATCTACCACAGAACCCACCATGAATAAGTCTTCCATTTTGCAAGATAAAATCAAAACGCATCtggaaaacattgaaaaagctgCTAGGAGAGTATTAAGCCAAAGGAACAGAAGAAGGCCAAGTTTTTTTGGTCGCCATTCGCGCACGACTAAAAGCGCCACAAGTACCACCacgccaaaaacaacaacgacgatgacgacaacaacagcagcatcAACAGTCTCAATCATGACAGCTTCAGAGAAATTTAGCCCAGAAATAATGGATGTTGGTGAGATCAAAAAGACTATGAACACTGACAAATCTGTGGGTGTGTATGAATCGTCCACCACAACATCAAAATCGACTCCAGAGATGGAGTCATCCACAGTATCCAATAATAAAGCAGATTCATCAGCAGGTACTCTTCGGGCAGATGTCAATTCACAAAACCTGGAAGTTGAGGCCTTCACCACTGAATTCTTCACTCATATTCCAACAGAGCAACCGTTTTTTAGCCCAGAGGTTGTGATAAGTAGCCATGATCCTTTGGCATTGAATAGTGGCGATGAATCTCTGAATGAGCATCAGTCATTATTGTTCTAG